The sequence GTGTTGATGACTGTGAGGAGAGCGTCCAGGTCCTGTGTCCGCTGGTGAGCACAGAAAGAGGGCGGAGACGACTGTGGaggtagtgtgtggggggtagtgtgtagggggtagtgtgtggggggtagtgtgtggggATAGGGTGtagggggtagtgtgtggggggtagtgtgtggggATAGGGTGtagggggtagtgtgtgggggtagtgtgtgggggtagtgtgtggggggtaggggtagtgtgtggggggtagtgtgtgggggtacTCACTTACAATTTGTATACAGTAACATGTATACGTATTAATCAAGACAATAATGATCACTGCTCACAATTCAATTAATGCTCTGAAACTAAAGAGATTGAAAGTCCATCGttctaaacacacacagtgcactaagtgacatgtgcatgcagagTGTACTCACTGCCCAGTAGATGTCCACAGGGGCAGTGTTATTGATAGAGATGCTAGCTGGGTCCTCCATATTGAACATTGCAGTGTAGTCGGCTGACCAGGTGGGCGGGATCACTGCCCCAGGGCTCGACAAGTACCAGTAGATATTAAACAACTTCTGCGCATCTTGGGCCAAACACTCGCAATCAATACCCAGTAGACCAAGCTCCTTCACCTACAAGAACAACTATGTAATACCTGAGTACACTCACTTTAGCAGTATGAGTAGTGGCGCTATGGGGAAGAAAGACGAAAGATTGGAGGATAATGGGAAAAGATCTAGAGGGTGAGATATTGGGGAGACAGGGGATAATTGGCCGGGTTAGATCTATACCTGTGTGAGGGAGCGCCAGTCCATGTTAGCGCTGCCCACATAGAAGTGCTTCTTGTCTGCTACCCACAGTTTAGTGTGAAGGATACCAGCTCCTTCCAGTTTAGTGAAGTTGATGTTCTGCACATCAGCTAGTTTCTCCTTGGTCAGGTCCAGCGTGTCTAGATCAGGGTACACTTCACTGGGGAAGTTCTGAACAATTCTCAACTTGACCCCTCGCTTGGAGAGACCTGCTAACTCATTGTACACCATCCAGCCCTGTGGAAATGTAATGAGAGCTGATACAAGAAAATTGCAACTGAGGAGCTTTTAAAATCCTTAATAGAGCCAAACCCTGTATATTTTACGCTAACATTCATGGGATGCCTAGTTATTCTACTGTGGTTGGGAAGGTTATTGTAGTGGTAAGTCTAAtcactccatgcatgcacctgctTGTCAGTGACGTCAGTGATGTTGCCATGTCCCCTCAGGGTCCAATAGTAGGAGGCAATGTCCACCGTTGCCGTGGCAGCACCCAATAGCTGCATCCATGCCTTGTACGTGGAGAGGTGCAGTTGAGAGTTCGGACGATATGACAAGTGTTCCGGAATACTCTCCACTATAGCCAGGCTGTCAAATAAATACACACCCTCTTCAACAATCATATTGATGAATTAGCTTACTTGCACGACTTATTGCAGTCTTGAGCAGCCTTGGCTGTCAGAAATGCGGCTACAAATGTGAGTAGTACAGCTATTGTCTTCTGCATCCTATAGATGGCAATGGTGAAAGCAACACAATGGTTTATTGTGACAGTTGGTAGATATAGATAAgtgataataatataattgCATTTTCACATAGTACCGTACTTTCAGTGGAGTGAAATACAAGCTATTCAGCATTGTTAAGAAGAGCACAAAGCCATGGAGTTGACAGTGTTTGCATGTGTGACCAGTCTGCTTGTTGTCCTAGGCCACTCTAGTGGAGCTATGCCCAATGGTCTATCACAAGACACTGAATCCACTTGCCTGAGTGTTTCCTGGGGAGCAGAGGTGATGCAGTGGAGACAGGAGCAGGTATTTGGTATTTTGTCTGATGAGGGACAGTACCAGGGATTTCACGGCCTCTTGAATATCAGAATTCTAGCTATGAATGTTTAGTGTGTGGGTTGCCTGTGTCACATGCCCTGGCCCAGCATATCAAGTATCATCGACATCATTGTGTTAGATATAAAAAAAAGTGTTTGAAGTATCTATTGCAGTCCAGGCCACTGGCTTTGCAAGAAACACTGCAGTAAAACAATATAGATCTGCAAAGATGCATGTGTGCGGAATAGTGCTAATGATTGCTGTGCTCACCCAGCTACTACAGTGCAGCACAGCTTACCAGACCCGCCCCCCTTTGCCTGCAAACACTGATCATGATGAGTAAGACTTTGCTTTAGTGCTACTATAGCTAGTCTATAGTAGATTGATGCTGCTGTTTGTCCCCATTGCAGAGATCGACCAGGCCTAGCAAAGATGCTCATGGTTCTACAGAATCACAAGGCTCTGAAATGTGTGGGAACAAAGCATGAGACGGTTCAGCAAAAGATGCTTATTAACTCATGGACAATGTGGTACCTATTGTAAGTTGACACTCGTTAATACCTCCAAAGCATTATTCTCACTGTAGTTTCAAGAATAAAGATTCCGGTAGTCATTGGGCATCACATTGCAAAGATAATCCCCCACCCAAAGATTCTCCTCTCCCCCAATCGCAGGAACTGTACGACAACGTAAGGCTAACAATGTAACTGACATGCATGATATGTTGGGATCTAACCTTACAGATATGGCCTAACATATTTGAGCCTAAAAGTGAAAACCAACAGGATGTGTGAGTTACATgcattgttattattatgtgagATATTGTTTTACAACAGAAAAACTAACTGGGAGAAAGAAGGAAAATGTGCAGAAAAATATTATAAACTACAATACGAAAATGTGAGTGTATCATGTAGtatctatatatactgtgtcACTGTGAGGATTTGACAATAGGGTTGTACCAGTGGGAAAACTGGTGAACATGATCCAGCTCACTGCTACTACAAGCAGGCACAACAGTTATATGAGAGAGGAATAAACTTCCGCCCTGTTCCAGCCCATATAATTCAGAACACCACTATTGATATAGATACAACCGTGTCCTCCTACCTCAATGAAGTGCTTCGTAAAATGTTTAATGTAAGTGATAATTTTCTTGTGTACGGTGTACAAATCAGAGTCTAAATGTTATAACACAGAGTGAGGACAGCTCTGAAAACATCATCGAGTGTCTTCAATTGTCAACTGTTCAGAAGTATTTTTCCGAATACATACTTAAGAAAGTGAACCCGTACCTTGGTTGTCAGTACAGAAATGGAGACACGAGCACATGCTATCTGACAAGAGTTGGTCTATGCTTTAcatgcaatgtgaaaaatagGAGTTCGGATAAGCCTGGCTACTGCACACCTCGGCTCAGTGATGGTGCATATCCTCCAGGAGTGCTTGCCACCTGTCCCATGGGCGATATCTTGGATATGCCATGGAATGAGGGATTAGACGAAGAATTTCAGGACATGCCATGTTTAGACAATAAGAAATGTCATTACGTTCGGTATACACCACCTGAGGAGAACGATAATTGTGACTaattttgtacatgcatgcattagatgggtgcatataattatagcaagacTATTATTTTGATGGCTGGTCTTCAAGGATTTAGAAACAATACAGTCAAAGACTCATGTAGATCTCTGTGTAGACTAATGTTATTTATTTTGCAATGATAATTAAAAAGGGGGTGGATCTGCATTGAGGTCGGAGTTCACAGCATGCTTTACCGTAGCCTCGAGTATTTTAATCCACCTGGTCTCGAGACCAACTTTTATTacttgtgcggctacgcctcgaggcacaATAACAAAAACACAGTGAACTGTCTACGTCTATTATTAACTCCGCTCCGAGACTCAGCTCAATAGTAGGTTACTAAGTAAGAGAAAAGATGTTCTCCATTGTTTTGCTGAGCCTAGTGGCCACCATAGTGACTGGAGTGCCTGTAGAGGAGCTCAAGTCAGCAGACTATGATCATTATGTCTTCACTCAAGTCTACCCAGCAGGCTCTTGCTACAGCTACTTCCTGCAGGTGAGGATGGAGCTAACTATTAGAGTAGAGATGTTCATGTGTGATATTGCCTCCAGGGGAAGGGATACGAATGCAACTTCCCTAGCAATGCGTCCACCTGGACCATCCATGGACTATGGTGAGACCAACCAATGCTGTGTTGGATGCGGCAGTTCATAGCATTATTGTACAGGCCAACAGAAGGGGACACTAGAGGCCCCAATTTCTGTGACACTGAAGCTACATTTAATCCCAATACAATCATGGTAGGTTAACGACAAGCAATATAACGTTCACCATGGTTTCATTGATATGACCACCTACAGCCTCTTGTCCCTCAACTGGTGTCCAAGTGGACCAACATCCTCAACCACACTGGCTTCTTTGACTTCTGGTAACTCACTTCAATAACCTCCCTCCTTATCCCATTATCATCGTTCCTCAGGAAGCATGAGTACTTAAAGCACGGCACATGCTCTGGATTGTCTGAGTACAATTTCTTCAGTAAAGTGTTGGATATTTATAATCAATTGGCCCCGCTTGGAAATGTGTTCCAGAATGCTGGTGTAGTCCCTGACAACAAGAGAGGATATTCTGTGAGTATGTGGGGAAGCAAGGTGTAAGAGTTCACTACTTTGTTGTGGAATTTAGTGATAATTGTTAGTCAGTCTGCCAGTGGTTGTGATAATCTGTTGATAAGTTTATTGCTCTAAAGGTGGTTTTATTGTTTGTATAGGTGGACAAGTTGGGAACTGCTCTCAGTGCTCAGTTTGGAGTGTCTCCAGTGTTGCAATGTACTACCAGTAAGGTGTGTGCTGGCATGGAGGTCAAAGGTTCACTTTTGATATACATTTCTCAGCATACAGTGTTATTGTACAGTTGAGCTGTTTTCAATTGTTGCTTTGCTTGCATTATCTTTCACTTTTAAGCCATACATCatcatccacacacacccacacacacacccacacacacacacacacagggtggTGTTCAGATCCTAGACCAGATTGAGCTGTGTCTGAGCATGGACTGGAAGCCCATGGTGTGTCCTGACTCCACTGACAGTTGCAGTGGTGATGATGTCCTCTACCCCCAGTACTCACCAAGTGGATACTAATCAACTCAATCAACTTGGTTACTAAAACCCTCGGCATTGTATATTATATGAGCTACTAGTTTTGTATTTATTcacttcactttcattgtttATGAAAACCACTTGTATAAAAGTTGCATAAACTGAAatttcccaaaatcattactTGATTACTATAAAGCAGTGTTGACACTGTCAATACTCTGCTGTAGGAAGAGAAGATGTTCTCCATTGTTTTGCTGAGCCTAGTGGCCACCATGGTGACTGGAGTGCCTGTAGAGGAGCTCAAGTCAGCAGACTATGATCACTATGTCTTCACTCAAGTCTACCCAGCAGGCTCTTGCTACAGCTGCTTCCTGCAGGTGAGCTAACTATTATAGTAGAGATGTTCATGTGTAATATTGCCTCCAGGGGAAGGGATACGAATGCAACTTCCCTAGCAACGCGTCCACCTGGACCATCCATGGACTATGGTGAGACCAACCAATATGGCCGGAGAATGCTTTACTTGCTTCATATATATCAGGCCATCAGAGGGCACTACAAAGCATCCTGTTTTCTGCAACAATGAAACTATGTTTGATCCTGATGCAATCATGGTTAGTAACATAGAAAATGTTCACTGTGATCATTGATTGATATGACCACCTACCCTACAGTCTCTTGTCCCTAAACTGGTGGCAAAGTGGACCAATGTCTTCAACCACACTGGCTTCTTCCATTTCTGGTTTGTCTTATCCACCATCCCTGGCAATATTAGTTATCACGTACATGCACTCTTACAGGAAGGACGAGTACCAAAAGCATGGCACATGCTCTGGATTGTCTGAGTATGAATACTTTAGTAAAGTGTTGAAACTCTTTGATCAGTTGCCCCCGCTTGGAAATGTGTTCCAGAATGCTGGTGTAGTCCCTGACAACAAGAGAGGATATGCTGTGAGTATGTGGGGAAGCAAGGTGTAAGAGTTCACTACTTTGGTGTGGAAtttagtgataattattagtcaGTCTGCCAGTGGTTGTGGAATTAATGACTTTACTGATAACTGTATTGTCTTTATAGGTGGACAAGTTGCGATCTGTTCTCACTGCCCAGTTTGGAGTGTCTCCAGCCCTGCAGTGTGCTCATGTCAAGGTGTGAATAGCAATACTCACCGTCACAAGGCATGAGTCCATGATGATCATAACTTTACCTTATATAGAACTAGCTCTGCAGTGTTATACATTACTTACATGTCTCACcctccacaccacacacccacacacacacccacacccacacataggGTGGTGTTCAGATCCTAGACCAGATTGAGCTGTGTCTGAGCATGGACTGGAAGCCCATGGTGTGTCCTGGCTCCACTGACAGTTGCAGTGGTGATGATGTCCACTACCCCCAGTACTCACCAAGTGGATACTAATCAACTTATATAAAACAGAAATACTTGTTATTCTCATATGAGCTTATTATGCATTTGATATCTGAACAATATAAATTAAGAAGTTGGTAGTGTATCATAGTTGTTGATTCACAAAAGATGACAAACGATGgaaacatgtacacacagtcgGTCTCACAAAGAGTTAAAAATGAGTGCCACCACACAACTAATAGATACTGACAGTGCAGTTAGTGTTCAGTGTATAGTTTGATATCATTGAGGACATAGATTGGAGGGTTGGTAGGCTTCCTCCACACATCAGCAAGCACCTCAGttacctgtacacacaaacaagacgatgagaacacacacacacacacacacacacacacacgcacacacgcacacacacacacacacacacaggcacgtacacacacacgcatacacgcacacacacacacacacacatacatctTAGAACACAGACACAAACCCTGCCACACTTACTGAGTTTTGATCGACTGGACAGTGGGACACAGCACTCCTGTACAAGTAGGAGCTCTTCTTGCAGACACTAGACACGCCCACTCTTAGAACAAGGCGATACCTCATTCCAGCCACCACCTACACAGAGGTGAGTGCTtgagctacagtgtacacagaggTGAGTGCTtgagctacagtgtacacagaggTGAGTGCTtgagctacagtgtacacagaggTGAGTGCTtgagctacagtgtacacagaggTGAGTGCTtgagctacagtgtacacagaggTGAGCGCTtgagctacagtgtacacagaggTGAGCGCTtgagctacagtgtacacagaggTGAGCGCTtgagctacagtgtacac is a genomic window of Halichondria panicea chromosome 15, odHalPani1.1, whole genome shotgun sequence containing:
- the LOC135348531 gene encoding 5'-3' exonuclease PLD3-like isoform X1: MQKTIAVLLTFVAAFLTAKAAQDCNKSCNLAIVESIPEHLSYRPNSQLHLSTYKAWMQLLGAATATVDIASYYWTLRGHGNITDVTDKQGWMVYNELAGLSKRGVKLRIVQNFPSEVYPDLDTLDLTKEKLADVQNINFTKLEGAGILHTKLWVADKKHFYVGSANMDWRSLTQVKELGLLGIDCECLAQDAQKLFNIYWYLSSPGAVIPPTWSADYTAMFNMEDPASISINNTAPVDIYWASSPPSFCAHQRTQDLDALLTVINTADKFVYIAVMDYFPAVIYGRPKYFWPTFDDALRSAAYDRGVHVRVMGSYWNHTSKDMVRFLQSLSASNGTGPYQGIIETSLFIVPPLPDRSIPFTRVNHKYMVSDKAAYISTSNWSGDYFLYTGGVSCIVNQTTGNHGNDANIQADLVKTFERDWYSDYNRILL
- the LOC135348531 gene encoding 5'-3' exonuclease PLD3-like isoform X2, producing the protein MESIPEHLSYRPNSQLHLSTYKAWMQLLGAATATVDIASYYWTLRGHGNITDVTDKQGWMVYNELAGLSKRGVKLRIVQNFPSEVYPDLDTLDLTKEKLADVQNINFTKLEGAGILHTKLWVADKKHFYVGSANMDWRSLTQVKELGLLGIDCECLAQDAQKLFNIYWYLSSPGAVIPPTWSADYTAMFNMEDPASISINNTAPVDIYWASSPPSFCAHQRTQDLDALLTVINTADKFVYIAVMDYFPAVIYGRPKYFWPTFDDALRSAAYDRGVHVRVMGSYWNHTSKDMVRFLQSLSASNGTGPYQGIIETSLFIVPPLPDRSIPFTRVNHKYMVSDKAAYISTSNWSGDYFLYTGGVSCIVNQTTGNHGNDANIQADLVKTFERDWYSDYNRILL
- the LOC135348534 gene encoding uncharacterized protein LOC135348534, whose amino-acid sequence is MELTVFACVTSLLVVLGHSSGAMPNGLSQDTESTCLSVSWGAEVMQWRQEQLLQCSTAYQTRPPLPANTDHDEDRPGLAKMLMVLQNHKALKCVGTKHETVQQKMLINSWTMWYLFFKNKDSGSHWASHCKDNPPPKDSPLPQSQELYDNIWPNIFEPKSENQQDVKTNWEKEGKCAEKYYKLQYENGCTSGKTGEHDPAHCYYKQAQQLYERGINFRPVPAHIIQNTTIDIDTTVSSYLNEVLRKMFNSEDSSENIIECLQLSTVQKYFSEYILKKVNPYLGCQYRNGDTSTCYLTRVGLCFTCNVKNRSSDKPGYCTPRLSDGAYPPGVLATCPMGDILDMPWNEGLDEEFQDMPCLDNKKCHYVRYTPPEENDNCD
- the LOC135348536 gene encoding ribonuclease Oy-like, translated to MFSIVLLSLVATIVTGVPVEELKSADYDHYVFTQVYPAGSCYSYFLQGKGYECNFPSNASTWTIHGLWPTEGDTRGPNFCDTEATFNPNTIMPLVPQLVSKWTNILNHTGFFDFWKHEYLKHGTCSGLSEYNFFSKVLDIYNQLAPLGNVFQNAGVVPDNKRGYSVDKLGTALSAQFGVSPVLQCTTSKGGVQILDQIELCLSMDWKPMVCPDSTDSCSGDDVLYPQYSPSGY
- the LOC135348537 gene encoding ribonuclease T2-like, with the translated sequence MFSIVLLSLVATMVTGVPVEELKSADYDHYVFTQVYPAGSCYSCFLQGKGYECNFPSNASTWTIHGLWPSEGTTKHPVFCNNETMFDPDAIMSLVPKLVAKWTNVFNHTGFFHFWKDEYQKHGTCSGLSEYEYFSKVLKLFDQLPPLGNVFQNAGVVPDNKRGYAVDKLRSVLTAQFGVSPALQCAHVKGGVQILDQIELCLSMDWKPMVCPGSTDSCSGDDVHYPQYSPSGY
- the LOC135348540 gene encoding cystatin-1-like, giving the protein MAASLLISLLVLLSLCWTPEGMLLGGQTPIQKLDNPEVMKAVSFAVKALNKDTAGDNLIVLVSVEKGTMQVVAGMRYRLVLRVGVSSVCKKSSYLYRSAVSHCPVDQNSVTEVLADVWRKPTNPPIYVLNDIKLYTEH